In a single window of the Elaeis guineensis isolate ETL-2024a chromosome 6, EG11, whole genome shotgun sequence genome:
- the LOC105047439 gene encoding LOW QUALITY PROTEIN: casein kinase 1-like protein HD16 (The sequence of the model RefSeq protein was modified relative to this genomic sequence to represent the inferred CDS: inserted 1 base in 1 codon), with protein sequence MPELRSGVRKGRAQANPIVQAERPTAARRRRAPRNKVPPVNENPVNTSAEPREEIRFLEGGGEVGGLVGDEIKEGVGERKMDDYDSGARSADKLPGGEDEGSTAPLPEKVQIGNSPMYRIERKLGKGGFGQVYVGRRISATNANDRVTVSGAVEVALKFEHRSSKGCNHGPPYEWQVYNTLGGIHGVPRVHYKGRQGDYYVMVMDMLGPSLWDVWNNNSHTMSVEMVACIAIEAISILEKMHSKGYVHGDVKPENFLLGPPGTPDEKKLFLVDLGLATRWKDNASGIHIEYDQRPDVFRGTVRYASVHAHLGRTASRRDDLESLAYTLIFLLRGRLPWQGYQGENKGFLVCKKKMATSPESLCCFCPQPFRQFVEYVVNLKFDEEPNYAKCISLFDGIVGPNPDIRPINTDGAQKVGQKRGRLMLEEEDDEQPRKKVRMGMPATQWISVYNARRPMKQRYHYNVADGRLAPHIEKGNEDGLFISCVASCTNLWALIMDAGTGFTAQVYELSPNFLHKEWIMEQWEKNYYITALAGXNNGSSLVVMSKGTQYAQQSYKVSDSFPFKWINKKWREGFYVTAMATAGSRWAVVMSRNAGFSDQVVELDFLYPSEGIHRRWDSGYRITATAATWDQAAFVLSVPRRRPVDETQETLRTSAFPSQHVKDKWAKNLYIASVCYGRTVS encoded by the exons ATGCCGGAGCTCCGTAGCGGAGTGCGGAAGGGGCGAGCGCAGGCGAATCCGATAGTCCAGGCTGAGAGGCCGACCGCCGCCAGGAGGAGGAGGGCGCCGAGGAACAAGGTGCCTCCGGTGAATGAGAACCCCGTGAACACGTCCGCCGAGCCGAGGGAGGAGATCAGGTTTCTGGAGGGCGGGGGTGAGGTCGGAGGGTTGGTTGGGGACGAGATCAAGGAAGGGGTCGGCGAGCGGAAGATGGATGACTACGATAGCGGGGCGAGGAGCGCCGATAAGCTCCCAGGTGGGGAGGACGAGGGCAGCACGGCGCCCCTTCCGGAAAAG GTCCAGATCGGGAACTCACCTATGTATAGAATTGAGAGGAAACTAGGAAAAGGAGGGTTTGGTCAAGTGTATGTTGGGCGCCGTATTTCAGCTACTAATGCAAATGATAGGGTTACTGTTTCTGGTGCTGTGGAG GTGGCTTTAAAGTTTGAACATAGAAGCAGTAAAGGATGTAACCATGGACCCCCGTATGAGTGGCAAGTTTACAA CACTCTAGGTGGCATTCATGGTGTGCCGCGTGTCCATTACAAGGGTCGCCAAGGAGACTATTATGTCATG GTTATGGATATGCTAGGACCAAGTCTATGGGATGTCTGGAATAATAACTCGCACAC AATGTCTGTTGAAATGGTTGCGTGTATTGCTATTGAAGCAATCTCCATACTGGAGAAGATGCATTCCAAAGG GTATGTGCATGGGGATGTAAAGCCCGAGAACTTCTTACTTGGGCCGCCTGGTACTCCTGACGAGAAGAAATTGTTTCTTGTCGATCTTGGCTTAG CCACTAGATGGAAGGACAATGCTTCAGGTATACATATAGAGTATGACCAACGTCCAGATGTTTTCAG GGGAACAGTGCGATATGCTAGTGTTCATGCTCACCTAGGAAGGACAGCAAGCAGGAGAGATGATTTAGAATCCCTTGCTTATACGCTAATCTTTCTTCTCCGTGGCCGTCTACCGTGGCAAGGATACCAG GGAGAGAACAAAGGTTTTCTTGTCTGCAAAAAGAAGATGGCGACATCTCCAGAGTCTTTATGTTGCTTTTGCCCACAGCCTTTCAGACAGTTTGTGGAGTATGTTGTCAACTTAAAGTTTGATGAAGAACCTAATTATGCAAAGTGCATTTCTCTCTTTGATGGCATAGTAGGTCCAAATCCAGATATCAGGCCAATTAACACAGATGGTGCTCAAAAG GTTGGTCAAAAGAGAGGCCGGCTGATGTTGGAAGAAGAGGATGATGAGCAGCCAAGGAAGAAGGTTAGAATGGGGATGCCTGCAACACAATGGATTAGTGTCTATAATGCTCGGCGACCTATGAAGCAAAG GTATCACTACAATGTTGCGGATGGGAGGCTTGCACCACATATTGAGAAAGGAAATGAAGATGGTTTGTTTATCAGTTGTGTTGCATCTTGTACAAATCTTTGGGCCCTGATAATGGATGCAGGCACTGGTTTTACTGCTCAAGTGTATGAACTGTCACCAAATTTCCTTCACAAA GAATGGATAATGGAACAATGGGAGAAGAACTATTACATTACTGCATTAGCAG CAAATAATGGTAGCTCCTTGGTGGTAATGTCCAAAG GTACACAGTATGCACAGCAGTCCTACAAAGTTAGTGATTCATTTCCTTTCAAGTGGATAAACAAAAAATGGAGAGAGGGCTTCTATGTCACTGCCATGGCAACTGCTGGAAGTAGATGGGCGGTTGTCATGTCCCGTAATGCTGGCTTTTCAGATCAG GTTGTTGAACTTGACTTCTTATACCCTAGTGAAGGTATTCACCGGAGGTGGGATAGTGGCTATCGCATAACTGCAACTGCTGCAACATGGGACCAGGCTGCTTTTGTCCTTAGTGTGCCCAGGAGGAGGCCTGTAGATGAAACACAAGAGACTCTCAGAACTTCGGCTTTTCCTAGCCAGCATGTGAAG GATAAGTGGGCAAAAAATCTTTATATTGCATCTGTTTGTTATGGACGTACTGTTTCCTGA